The Methanomicrobia archaeon DNA window TGCTCACCGCGCTTGCCGCTTACCTCCTCCTCGAGATACCTTTCTCGGTCGCCCTGCTCTTCGGCGCTTTTATTGCCGCAACCGGCCCCACCGTGATCACACCTATCCTCAGACAGATCAAAGTGAATACCCGGGTTGCCCATACGCTCCGGGCTGAGGCGGTCTTGAACGATGGCGTCAGTGTGGTGCTCGCGGCGGTGGTCTTCGAGTGGATTGTCGCCTCAGTCACGGGCATCTCAGTACTCCAACTCCTCGCGATCAGGATCGTCGATGGTATCCTCGTCGGGCTGGTGAGCGGTATTCTGCTCATTCTCATACTCCGGAACGTGCCGCTGCTCACCGAGCAGTATGCGCGACTCTTCACCATCTCCATACTCCTGGCCGCATTCGTCGGTGCGGAGAGCATGGGCGCGCAATCCGGCGTGCTCGCCATTGCTATCTTCGGGATCTTCGTCGGCTCCGCTGATGTGCCGCATAAAGAGTCCATCAAGAGCTTTAAGGAGGATCTCTCGATCATTTTGCTCTCGATCATCTTCATCCTGCTCTCGGCCTTCATCGATTTCGATGCCATGCGTGCTATCGGGCCACGCGGTATCCTCCTCGCGTTCGCCTTGCTCATCCTTATCCGGCCACTTGCGGTCTTCGCCGCCACGCACAAGGCGGATCTGAACCGTGGCGAGAAGCTCTTCATCGCCGCTATGGGCCCGCGTGGTGTGGTGCCGGCCTCTATGGCGGTCTATTTCGCCCTGCGGCTGCAGCTCCTCGGATTCGATTCAGAGGCGACCAGCCTGCTTGGCTTGATCTTCATCACGATCATCGTCACCGTGCTCGCCACGGGCATAGCCGCAAGATTTATCGCCAACCGTACCGGAGTAATACCCATGGAGATCCTGCTGATCGGTGGCGGCAGCGTTGGCCGCACCCTCGCTGAACGGTTCCTCAAACGAGGCGAGAACGTCGTGATCGTTGATAATACCGAAGCGAACGTAAAGAAGGCGATAGCGCTCGGGATACCGGTGGTGTATGGCGACGCTGAGGATCAGACGGTTCTGAAGAAGGCCGGGATCGAGCATGCCAAGTATCTCGTTGCCACCACGGATCAGGACAACACCAACCTCCTGGTCTGCCAGATCGCCAAGACGAAGTTCGGGTTCACCGACGAGAAACTGGTCGCGCGGGTGAACAAGACCGAGAACCTGCGGGCCTTTCGCGACCTCGGGATCCGGTCCATTAGCCCGGTTACCGCCACCGCGCTCATGCTCGATGGTATGGTCGGCCATCCGGACCTCTTTACCCTGTGCGAGGTCACGGAGGAAGGCGATATTATCGAGGTGGAGGTCGCAAATAAGCGGGTCATCGGGAAGGCGATCAAAGATATAGCCCTGCCTGAGGATACGCTGATCGCTCTGGTACGGCGCGGCGGCAAATCGCTGATCGCGCACGGCGACACCCGGCTCATGGATGGCGATCTCGTGACCATCATCGGCAAGGCGGGCGCGGTACATGAAGCGGCGAACATACTGCGGTGATCCGTTCTGGTAGTACTAACCGTGGATGCCAGGAAGGACGCCGGGTGCGACCGGCAAGCGTTTGGTCAGTCCCGCGAATTGGCGAAGAGCGTAACGAGTGCCGCCAGCACCAGTGCGACCAGCGGCACGAATACGTTTGCTTGCGGTGTGACGTCCAGTCCGCCGAGTGAGGTGCAGATCGGGAAGAGCAGGCCGATGCCCGCAATGATGCCCGCAACAAGGTACGGACCGTAGCTCGCCGATGCGCGCCGCTCGGCCGTCGATTCCTGTGCACTCAGCGGCCGGTATTCGCTGTAATGATCAATAATGTCCGGTAAGTTGCGAACCAGCTTGACGGAAGCATCACTGAGCCGTTTCACGCCGCGCTTGATCTCCTGTTTCAGCAGCTCCTGGACACTGAACTGCTCTGCAATGGCCTCCTTGATGTCATAATAACGATACAGATTGTTGCAGGAGCCCTCAACGAGCAGGATCGCCCGTTCCAAAACGACGAAGGCACGTGGCGCGGGGAGTTTGTATTTAAGCGAGAGCCGTGCGAGGTTGTCACCCTGTCCCTTCTCGTAGCGGCCCGCTTGAAACTTCTCGATCAGCTCGTCGAGATCAGCGTAAAAGGAATCGAGATCAATGTCCTTCTCCGTTATATTGACGAGCTGCAGGAACCCTTTGAGCGCCTTGCTCACGTCACCGGTGAAAAAGGCGTAGAAGACTTCGAGCGCATCGAGCATCACCTCCTCACGCAGCCGGCCGACGGCGCCGAAATCGAGGAACGCGATCTTATTATCCTCGAGGAGCAGGATGATATTGCCGCTGTGCGGGTCCGCGTGGAAGAAACCGTCGACGTAGACCATCTGCAGAAACGCCTTCGTTATCAGGTTCGCATAATACCGCGCTTGCTCTTCGCTCAGCGATGGCCGCGAGCCGACCGTCGGCCCCTTGATGAAGTCCATCACGATGACCCGGTTATTGGTGAACTCCCAGTAGACGCGCGGGATCACGACC harbors:
- a CDS encoding sodium:proton antiporter; translated protein: MSTTYILTALVVVMIIGIFAHMLGRLMKIPSIVFLLAAGILLGPEVTGLVEPSRFGAGIELLVGFAVAIIVFNGGLEIDLRQIRKMQRSILSLLTVGVAITALLTALAAYLLLEIPFSVALLFGAFIAATGPTVITPILRQIKVNTRVAHTLRAEAVLNDGVSVVLAAVVFEWIVASVTGISVLQLLAIRIVDGILVGLVSGILLILILRNVPLLTEQYARLFTISILLAAFVGAESMGAQSGVLAIAIFGIFVGSADVPHKESIKSFKEDLSIILLSIIFILLSAFIDFDAMRAIGPRGILLAFALLILIRPLAVFAATHKADLNRGEKLFIAAMGPRGVVPASMAVYFALRLQLLGFDSEATSLLGLIFITIIVTVLATGIAARFIANRTGVIPMEILLIGGGSVGRTLAERFLKRGENVVIVDNTEANVKKAIALGIPVVYGDAEDQTVLKKAGIEHAKYLVATTDQDNTNLLVCQIAKTKFGFTDEKLVARVNKTENLRAFRDLGIRSISPVTATALMLDGMVGHPDLFTLCEVTEEGDIIEVEVANKRVIGKAIKDIALPEDTLIALVRRGGKSLIAHGDTRLMDGDLVTIIGKAGAVHEAANILR
- a CDS encoding AarF/ABC1/UbiB kinase family protein, whose protein sequence is MFRLTKRVIVILRVVWKYHLISSLLGFYRSFAKGGIPTEPICAPAEGWEEEGEHLRLALTELGPTFIKLGQLLSQRPDIVPPPIIVELQKLQSGVAPLPFEEINRSVTFPCECVDETTGETYSTCKQLEDVFDEINKKPLASGSIAQIYRAKLEGNEVVVKVLKPGIERVIDADLRLLRLMLPVGARLLRVKGFDPELIVDELSTMLKNEIDMRLEALHIERFQRNFKDWEKVVIPRVYWEFTNNRVIVMDFIKGPTVGSRPSLSEEQARYYANLITKAFLQMVYVDGFFHADPHSGNIILLLEDNKIAFLDFGAVGRLREEVMLDALEVFYAFFTGDVSKALKGFLQLVNITEKDIDLDSFYADLDELIEKFQAGRYEKGQGDNLARLSLKYKLPAPRAFVVLERAILLVEGSCNNLYRYYDIKEAIAEQFSVQELLKQEIKRGVKRLSDASVKLVRNLPDIIDHYSEYRPLSAQESTAERRASASYGPYLVAGIIAGIGLLFPICTSLGGLDVTPQANVFVPLVALVLAALVTLFANSRD